One region of Hydrogenobaculum sp. Y04AAS1 genomic DNA includes:
- the kdpB gene encoding potassium-transporting ATPase subunit KdpB, with product MKKKELSIFDKDILKEASINSIKKLNPVELLRNPVMLSVEIGSTITTFDFFYDLATNNNHAWFSANVSLWLWLTVLFSNFAESIAESRGKARAKSLREAKSNLFAKKLKNKNDKTYEKIPASSLQKGDLFLLEKDDIIPIDGELIEGVLLVNESAVTGESAPVIRESGTDKSSVTAGTKVVSGSAVAVASVNPGETFIDKMISLVEGAKRRKTPNEIALEILIISLTIVFLVVVINFRALSYYSVYSTNKGSVVSLVVLVALFVCLAPTTIAALLPAIGIAGMDRLFKKNIIALSGRAIEAAGDANVLFLDKTGTITYGDRQAYKLIPVEGVSEEELAMVAHMASIGDTTAEGKSIYAFTKAKYNLSIDLKDYKVIEFDASTRISGVDTKNEHYRKGSSDAIEKYVSSFGGSIPKNLDKIVEEVAKEGGTPLVVAKDNRIYGVVYLKDIIKPGIKKKFRELRRAGIKTVMITGDNPLTAATIAAEAGVDDFLAQAKPEDKLRHIKKYQEEGYMVAMTGDGTNDAPALAQADVAVAMNSGTQAAKDAANIIDLDNDPSKLIEVVGIGKEILITRGAITTFSIANDISKYFVIVPAAVSKSYPELNILNILHLANPYIAILSAVIFNAIVIPMLIPLALKGVKYRPMDAQTLLVRNLSIYGIGGILFPFFGIWIVYWICEIFWRVL from the coding sequence ATGAAAAAGAAAGAGCTAAGCATCTTTGACAAAGACATACTAAAAGAAGCATCTATAAATTCCATCAAGAAACTAAACCCTGTTGAGCTTTTAAGAAATCCCGTGATGCTTTCGGTAGAAATAGGAAGTACAATCACCACATTTGATTTTTTCTACGACTTAGCCACAAACAACAATCACGCTTGGTTTAGCGCCAACGTAAGCTTATGGCTTTGGCTTACGGTGTTATTTTCTAACTTTGCAGAGTCTATAGCAGAATCTCGTGGCAAAGCAAGGGCAAAATCTCTTAGAGAGGCAAAATCAAATCTTTTTGCTAAAAAGCTAAAAAACAAGAACGATAAAACCTACGAAAAAATCCCAGCCTCTTCACTTCAAAAAGGTGATTTATTTTTATTAGAAAAAGATGATATCATACCCATAGACGGAGAGCTGATAGAAGGTGTTTTGTTGGTAAACGAGTCTGCAGTCACAGGAGAATCGGCTCCAGTTATAAGAGAGTCTGGTACAGACAAATCTTCTGTTACAGCAGGGACTAAGGTGGTTTCTGGTAGCGCTGTGGCTGTTGCAAGCGTAAATCCTGGGGAGACCTTTATAGACAAGATGATATCTTTGGTAGAAGGGGCCAAAAGAAGAAAAACTCCAAACGAAATTGCCCTTGAGATACTCATTATATCTCTTACCATAGTATTTTTGGTGGTAGTTATAAACTTTAGAGCTCTTTCTTACTATAGTGTATATTCTACCAACAAGGGTTCTGTAGTATCTTTGGTGGTGCTTGTGGCTTTGTTTGTATGCTTAGCCCCAACCACAATAGCAGCCCTTTTGCCGGCCATAGGTATAGCTGGTATGGATAGATTATTTAAGAAAAACATAATAGCTTTATCTGGTAGAGCCATAGAAGCTGCTGGAGATGCAAACGTTTTGTTTTTAGATAAGACAGGTACCATAACATACGGTGATAGACAAGCCTACAAGCTTATACCAGTAGAAGGTGTTTCTGAAGAAGAGTTGGCTATGGTAGCTCATATGGCTTCTATAGGAGACACTACTGCTGAAGGTAAAAGTATCTACGCTTTTACAAAAGCAAAATACAACTTATCAATAGATTTAAAAGATTACAAAGTGATAGAGTTTGACGCATCAACAAGGATAAGTGGCGTAGATACAAAAAATGAACACTATAGAAAAGGCTCTTCAGATGCAATAGAAAAATATGTATCAAGCTTTGGTGGTAGTATACCAAAAAACTTAGATAAAATAGTTGAGGAAGTAGCCAAAGAAGGTGGTACTCCATTGGTGGTGGCTAAAGATAACAGGATATACGGCGTAGTTTATTTAAAAGATATTATAAAACCCGGTATAAAAAAGAAGTTTAGAGAACTAAGAAGAGCTGGTATAAAAACTGTCATGATAACAGGAGATAACCCTCTTACGGCAGCTACCATAGCAGCAGAAGCAGGGGTGGATGATTTTTTAGCTCAAGCAAAACCAGAGGATAAGCTAAGGCATATAAAAAAGTACCAAGAAGAGGGATATATGGTAGCTATGACAGGAGATGGCACCAACGATGCACCAGCTTTAGCTCAAGCGGATGTGGCTGTGGCTATGAACTCCGGTACCCAAGCCGCCAAAGATGCCGCCAATATAATAGATCTTGATAACGATCCATCAAAGCTTATAGAAGTGGTAGGGATAGGTAAAGAAATACTAATTACAAGGGGAGCTATTACTACATTTAGTATAGCAAACGATATATCGAAATATTTTGTAATAGTACCAGCGGCTGTTAGTAAAAGCTATCCAGAGCTAAATATACTAAACATACTGCATCTTGCAAACCCCTATATAGCTATATTATCAGCGGTGATATTTAATGCTATCGTAATACCGATGCTTATACCTTTGGCTTTAAAAGGTGTAAAGTATAGGCCTATGGATGCCCAAACGCTTCTTGTTAGAAATCTAAGTATATACGGTATAGGTGGTATACTGTTTCCATTTTTTGGGATTTGGATTGTATACTGGATTTGTGAAATATTTTGGAGAGTACTATGA
- a CDS encoding type II secretion pathway component PulD-like produces MKKVLAFIGILLFVSISYSYHLIGNYKVTPKNKISTPPGFIINGQNAFLLKPVTLNVKDVPIPQVLSYLSGITQVPIELKDNVQDRVSFYGQGTLKSILDTFCAYNNLYYKVKNGKIIVRRYISAVFQLNVPMTTTKAYNYNMTFGQSVTNSSSGGGMLGGTTVNPIQNTGTNSSSSTFNFNENLAQNIVNLITPLLQDKRSKISYDPNTGLLTFFGSINDYKTVKSIVNKLNKELSEPIKIRINIIAINLLNEYSTGINLSALFQHLKNLNLSLTAPITLTNPSNSLFNAGLSGSNYDALLNALEQYGKTKSIDSETYTVLPNQPIVYAPTNTQSYISSYNIYIPPTVAGVVSTPAYIPIVSYLNTGTSITILPRLANNKKLMVDVYYSQNTPQNLNTQNITISQGVTVPIQFPEVSSQNSVLTSVLKPGQTIALISSVYDLKKNNEAGIPFLIRIPLIKYLFGNTDKYSNKVQFIITITYEGLGEK; encoded by the coding sequence ATGAAAAAGGTTCTTGCTTTTATAGGCATATTACTTTTTGTATCTATCTCTTATTCTTACCATCTTATCGGAAACTACAAAGTTACGCCTAAAAATAAAATAAGCACACCACCAGGTTTTATAATAAACGGTCAAAACGCTTTTTTGCTAAAACCTGTTACCTTAAATGTAAAAGATGTTCCAATACCACAAGTATTATCTTATCTTTCAGGCATAACCCAAGTGCCTATAGAACTAAAAGATAACGTACAAGATAGGGTTAGTTTTTATGGACAAGGCACTTTAAAAAGTATATTAGACACCTTTTGTGCTTATAACAATTTATATTACAAGGTTAAAAACGGGAAAATAATAGTAAGAAGGTATATAAGTGCTGTGTTTCAGCTGAATGTGCCGATGACTACCACAAAAGCATACAATTACAATATGACATTTGGTCAAAGTGTTACCAATAGCTCCTCTGGCGGTGGTATGCTAGGCGGTACTACCGTAAACCCTATACAAAACACAGGTACAAACAGCTCTAGTTCAACTTTTAATTTCAACGAAAATTTAGCTCAAAACATTGTGAATCTTATAACACCACTTCTACAAGACAAACGCTCCAAGATATCTTACGATCCAAACACAGGCCTTCTTACATTCTTTGGCTCTATAAACGATTATAAAACTGTAAAATCTATAGTAAATAAGTTAAACAAAGAACTATCAGAACCTATAAAAATAAGAATAAATATAATAGCTATAAACCTTTTAAACGAATACTCTACTGGTATCAATCTTTCAGCTCTATTTCAACATTTAAAAAACTTAAATCTGTCTTTAACCGCTCCTATAACACTTACAAATCCATCAAACTCTTTGTTTAATGCAGGTTTAAGCGGTAGTAATTATGATGCTCTTTTAAACGCTCTAGAACAATACGGTAAAACAAAAAGCATAGATAGTGAAACCTACACCGTGTTACCAAATCAGCCTATTGTTTATGCTCCTACCAATACTCAATCTTATATAAGCTCATACAATATATATATTCCTCCAACTGTAGCCGGAGTAGTGTCTACTCCAGCTTACATACCAATAGTTTCTTATCTAAACACAGGGACAAGTATTACCATACTACCAAGACTTGCAAACAACAAAAAACTTATGGTGGATGTCTACTACTCTCAAAATACACCTCAGAACCTAAACACTCAAAATATAACAATAAGTCAAGGAGTAACTGTCCCTATACAATTTCCTGAAGTTTCGTCTCAAAACTCTGTTTTAACATCTGTTTTAAAACCAGGACAAACCATAGCCCTTATAAGCTCTGTATATGACCTTAAGAAAAACAACGAAGCTGGTATACCGTTTTTAATAAGAATACCTCTTATAAAATACCTTTTTGGCAACACCGATAAATATTCAAATAAGGTGCAGTTTATTATAACAATAACCTACGAGGGTTTGGGTGAAAAATGA
- the kdpC gene encoding K(+)-transporting ATPase subunit C — MNVKSLKNVFLLFVICFVLLGILYPLAVTGLAQILFPYQANGSLYKLNGKIVASKLICQPISDPGLFWPRPSSTASYPCNPLSFGGSNMGPTNKTLVENIKSRIEVLNSYGLKAPFLSDMVMGSGSGLEPYISLENAIMQAKRVSEHANIPYGKLLKLIYKNLDNRTFGIFGEKRVNVIKLNMELLRWKKKDQFQRVY; from the coding sequence ATGAATGTTAAAAGCCTAAAAAACGTATTTTTGCTTTTTGTAATATGTTTTGTCTTGCTTGGAATTTTATATCCTTTGGCAGTTACAGGTTTAGCTCAAATACTTTTCCCATATCAAGCTAACGGTAGCCTATACAAGCTAAATGGGAAAATAGTGGCATCCAAGCTTATATGTCAACCAATATCTGATCCTGGGCTCTTCTGGCCAAGACCCTCCTCCACAGCTTCATACCCTTGTAACCCTCTTAGTTTTGGAGGCTCAAATATGGGTCCCACAAACAAAACTTTGGTAGAAAATATAAAATCAAGAATAGAGGTATTAAACTCTTACGGATTAAAAGCTCCTTTTCTTTCTGATATGGTTATGGGTTCTGGAAGCGGCTTAGAGCCTTATATATCGTTGGAAAATGCTATTATGCAAGCAAAAAGAGTTTCAGAGCATGCCAATATACCTTATGGAAAACTTTTAAAACTTATATATAAAAACTTAGACAACAGGACTTTTGGTATATTTGGAGAAAAAAGGGTAAACGTCATCAAGCTTAATATGGAGCTTTTAAGATGGAAGAAGAAAGACCAATTCCAGAGAGTTTATTAG
- a CDS encoding DUF4118 domain-containing protein produces the protein MEEERPIPESLLEIAEEKQKRGKLTIYLGAMPGVGKTYAMLNDAHIKKQEGIDIKVGFVETHGRKETEKLLEGLDTIPSLEVDYSGIKLKEINLDEILRIKPQICIIDELPHTNPPMFRNKKRYQDIEEVLNAGIDVWTAMNVQHMESISDIVYQITGVRVRETIPDEFVKNADEIKLIDLPPEELIQRLKEGKVYVPDLAQEAIKRYFRPGNIMALRELSMRIAADKLNKKLNTYMKEHAIAGPWAIKERIVVGIYASPFAEHLVRATYRVANEIDAEWIAIYVETEKHAYLTDKELDWLQKALELAKSLGAEIVWIKDDDVPNAIIRYIKSHNINKIIMGKPKKFPIFRGSIFRKIAQNTKYVDIFMLDPPIAEAELFNISKKRINFPKLYLPKIYNIFIGLFLVFLATFIGLQFRNYLNQLNLVFLFLLALSLAALMLDTYSTIFATLISIVIFDYFFVPPYYSFAISDINYFLSYTVFALMIVFINLLSIRLKRNLKKLQKSEEKSNVLFELSRKLLRINSKEECISITIRYVKMFVEDMAIFLKAKDSIHMEALTKNININDRVKTIVQWCIKNKKPAGVSTQTFSEDPYFYIPLIYKDDVYGVMIFDMSKSKETNYETISILETIADLFTASIVKYT, from the coding sequence ATGGAAGAAGAAAGACCAATTCCAGAGAGTTTATTAGAAATAGCAGAAGAAAAACAAAAGCGTGGCAAACTTACCATATACCTTGGTGCAATGCCAGGAGTAGGTAAAACCTATGCCATGTTAAATGATGCACATATCAAAAAACAAGAGGGTATAGATATAAAAGTAGGATTTGTAGAAACACATGGAAGAAAAGAAACGGAAAAACTTCTCGAAGGTTTAGATACGATACCCTCTTTAGAAGTGGATTACAGCGGTATAAAGTTAAAAGAAATAAACCTAGACGAAATACTAAGAATAAAACCGCAAATTTGCATAATAGACGAGCTTCCACATACAAACCCGCCTATGTTTAGAAATAAAAAACGATATCAAGATATAGAAGAAGTTTTAAACGCTGGCATAGATGTATGGACGGCTATGAATGTACAACATATGGAAAGTATAAGCGATATAGTTTATCAAATAACTGGGGTAAGAGTGAGAGAAACAATACCAGATGAATTTGTAAAAAACGCCGATGAGATAAAACTAATAGACTTACCACCAGAAGAACTTATCCAAAGGCTAAAGGAAGGCAAAGTCTACGTACCAGATTTAGCTCAAGAAGCCATAAAAAGATATTTTAGACCGGGAAATATAATGGCTTTAAGAGAGCTATCTATGAGGATAGCCGCCGATAAGCTAAATAAAAAATTAAATACATACATGAAAGAGCATGCAATCGCTGGTCCTTGGGCTATAAAAGAAAGAATAGTAGTAGGGATATACGCTAGTCCTTTCGCTGAGCATTTGGTAAGAGCGACTTACAGAGTTGCCAACGAGATAGATGCCGAATGGATAGCTATTTACGTTGAAACAGAAAAACATGCTTACCTTACAGACAAAGAATTGGATTGGCTACAAAAAGCCTTAGAACTTGCAAAAAGTTTAGGTGCTGAAATTGTATGGATAAAAGATGACGACGTACCAAACGCTATTATAAGATATATAAAAAGCCACAATATAAACAAGATAATTATGGGTAAACCTAAAAAATTTCCCATCTTTAGAGGCTCTATATTTAGAAAAATAGCCCAAAATACAAAGTATGTTGATATATTTATGTTGGACCCACCAATAGCAGAGGCAGAACTTTTTAATATTTCAAAAAAACGTATAAACTTTCCTAAGTTATACCTTCCTAAAATTTACAACATCTTTATAGGTTTATTTCTTGTATTTCTTGCCACGTTTATAGGACTTCAGTTTAGAAACTATTTAAACCAACTAAACCTTGTATTTTTATTTTTGTTGGCGCTTAGTTTAGCAGCCTTAATGCTTGATACATACTCCACTATCTTTGCTACTTTAATTAGTATAGTGATATTTGATTATTTTTTCGTGCCACCTTACTATAGTTTTGCTATTTCTGATATAAATTATTTTCTATCTTATACAGTTTTTGCATTGATGATAGTTTTTATAAACCTTCTATCCATAAGATTAAAAAGGAACTTAAAAAAACTACAAAAAAGTGAAGAAAAAAGCAATGTTCTTTTTGAGCTTAGCAGAAAACTGCTTAGGATAAACTCAAAAGAAGAATGTATATCTATTACCATAAGATACGTGAAGATGTTCGTGGAAGATATGGCGATATTTTTAAAAGCCAAAGATAGCATACATATGGAAGCTTTAACAAAGAATATAAACATAAACGACCGAGTCAAAACAATAGTCCAATGGTGTATAAAAAATAAAAAACCAGCTGGGGTTTCTACCCAAACGTTTTCCGAAGATCCTTATTTTTATATACCGCTCATTTATAAAGATGATGTATACGGCGTAATGATTTTTGATATGTCTAAAAGCAAAGAAACAAATTATGAAACCATATCTATCTTAGAAACCATAGCAGATTTATTTACCGCCAGCATAGTAAAATATACTTAA